One stretch of Nocardia mangyaensis DNA includes these proteins:
- a CDS encoding GntR family transcriptional regulator, giving the protein MSNTVRRMTPQQVCRALRDDIIRGDFVSGQRLTEDTLAERYGVSRVPVREALRTLEAEGFASSRPYAGTFVAELTEAEAADLLEIRALLEPLCASRAATRRSPEQLGRLKELTSLGQAAVRDGRLDELARLNSRFHEVLAEASGSALLAQLITQLSWKIAWVYAVELPRRAEDSWDEHEQICAALEAGDAERAHTVVAEHIAHAASAYRLRQRGGADG; this is encoded by the coding sequence GTGAGCAACACCGTCCGCCGGATGACTCCGCAGCAGGTCTGCCGTGCCCTCCGCGACGACATCATCCGCGGCGACTTCGTCTCCGGGCAACGACTGACCGAGGACACCCTCGCCGAGCGATACGGGGTCTCCCGAGTCCCGGTCCGCGAAGCGTTGCGGACCCTCGAAGCCGAGGGATTCGCCTCGTCACGACCCTATGCGGGCACCTTCGTCGCCGAACTGACCGAGGCGGAGGCGGCCGACCTGCTCGAGATCCGCGCCCTGCTCGAGCCCCTGTGCGCGAGCCGGGCCGCGACGCGGCGCAGCCCCGAACAGCTGGGCAGGCTCAAGGAACTCACCTCGCTGGGCCAGGCGGCTGTGCGCGACGGCAGGCTCGACGAGCTGGCCCGGCTCAACAGCCGGTTCCACGAAGTACTGGCCGAGGCGTCGGGCAGCGCGCTGCTCGCACAGCTGATCACCCAGCTGAGCTGGAAGATCGCCTGGGTCTACGCGGTCGAGCTGCCGCGCAGGGCCGAGGACTCCTGGGACGAACACGAACAGATCTGCGCCGCACTGGAAGCCGGTGACGCCGAGCGCGCGCACACCGTGGTCGCCGAACACATCGCGCACGCGGCCTCGGCCTACCGGTTGCGCCAGCGCGGCGGCGCCGACGGTTAA